aaaaaattaggaagcgggtacgtaTTGGAAgcgtaatatatatatacatatataagaatttttaaaaaaatctagaactaaaattatattatttaaatttaaaataaatcatttatatttatgataattatatgatttcatattaaaactgtgaaatacacataaattaaattattatattaattatttttattattataattaattgacataatatatttgaatatatgatttatctttaataaatatctcaatgcataaagataatttatagtattaattttaatgttttatatttctattcaatctattcaatactattaaaatttagattttatataaattaaaattaaaattttatatttttattgatataagatattgtgttttttttaaagaatggaagcatgattccaaaacggaatcgtaagcttccaacgtgttttttaagagaatattttagaagcGTTTTGGAAGCAAGATTCCGtaagcttccacaaggttccgattccgattccggttccgaagcgggaagcgtacctccgatgaagcttccgtgcaacgtagATAAAAATAGACTCTATGAATtcagtaatattttattaaattaactttccgtaaattttttttatcgtatTTTTTGAATATGAAAATTTCACAAACCAATATTGCATTCTAATATAGTACTACATAATAATAGAAATGTTGTTATTGAATTCTACGTTGTTGTATAAAACATAGGTTTCTAAGACAACCTTTatcataacatatatatatatatataaatatatatatatatatatatgtatgtataagtTTGTAGACAAGTGTTTGAGCACGATTTATAACATctgaaatattctttttatacaAACTTGCATAAATATATAGGcctttattttttacatatagaTTCAGTAATATTCTAAAAGAATGCATTGTTAATAAGTGCTAACCTATTTTACCAGCTACAAATTCATATCATGTAAACCCAATTATTATTAATGAAAATTGatgatgaaatttaaataatgtatatacaatatatatataatattaactgacttttatacaatttatatataaacttaCTAGAATTGCAAAGCATCCTATATTTATATCAAACCaaatattcatataaaacaactaattaaatataaattttaaacacttaagtaaataaaaaatcataaatttaaaaatatattagaagtttcattcatctcttaaaatattattgaagattatttattttttctaccaGGTCAACGAAATGTCGGGTCACACTTGATTGCGGATTTTTTCGAAGTTTACATGCTTTAAATTAACGAGTTTTCATTAATCTAAACCAGTTTAGGTACAAGTCATCATTTTTATCGGTTCGACCACGGATCCAAACtcgatataaaaatattgttctcatctaatttaaaataatttatttaaaataatagacaTTGAGTCTAATCAAACcttataatgtttaaaaaaaatcaaacgattaaaaatataattacattaaataactaaataaaaataataattttattttttgatataatacaattttgtcACATAATAATGGATAACAAGActaaaatactaattcatatcatatatttttatcagaaaaataatCCGCGCTTTTaaacgcgggtcaaaatctagttccagtgttataatttatattattttgttgtcaaaaaaataaattacattattatattatattggaTTATTACTATCTTTTGGATAATTGGAAAGATTTGACTcgaaaaagaataaagaaaaagacCAGCGATACCGtatctattaaattaaattgtaaattaataaagtcgttaattaattaattgagaGAGAACAGCGACAGCGAAGGTTTCTGATTGGAAACGAAACCGAAGTGAAGCCGTGTAGGAGACAGACAAcagcaaacaaacaaacaaaaaaaaaatcaaactccTGTTTCTCTCAATTACTCAATTTCTCATCGACCATCGTCCTCTCCTTTCGATTCCgatcttcctttttttctttctgaattCGAAACGGCGTCTGGTTAATGCCTGGAAGCCACGGGGAGATTACGGTGGTTGAACAGAACAGAGTCGATAACGACAACAAgaagacaaggaagaagaaggaagaggatGATTCTGAGAACGGGAACCAATTAGTAAAGCCCTTGATTTCAAAACCCAGGAAGCAATTTACAGACAGGTTCAGAAAGAAACACAAATCACGTTATGGGTCGTGTAAAGGAGGATGCTTTTCTGGGATGAGACCTCTCagaagagaggaggaggaggaggaggaagagggtTCTCCTTCATCTTCAGCTCGTGATATGCTGAGAGTTATGTTGGAGAACAATGATTACTTCTCTGACGAGTGCAATCCACATCGATGAttacttttttaatttgttGTTGCTCAATTTGTATAGTacttttttcttcatcttctggTTAAGTCAATCAATGCCTATGAGTGTTTTTCTTATGATGATATCTAAAAAAATAGAAGATTCTTGTCTTaacagagattttttttttaaaaagcaaaTTCTCAACACAACTATCATTAAATGGGAAGAAGAATCAATAAGAGTTTCTAACCCAATCTCATTCTCTCTTCTCACTGGCTAAGATTTTgactttgtatatatatatataccaaaaaaaGAGATCAAGAACAGAGGAATGATGAAACTGTGACAGCAAGTGGGAAGAGCGAGTCCTTTCTACTTTGTTGAATGCTTAGCAACATTTGTGAGAAAGATCAAAAGTATATGTTTGTGTTGGTTGCTCAATAGTGAATCGACTTTACATCACTCATATTTGGTCCACAAGCTGTACTTCTTGTCCTGCAAGTTATCTTTGATACACTAATGCACAAATCTCATATTAGTAAGCCAGAAGTGTCTAAAATTTAATGTTAAGTGTGTATTCAAGTAATTCAACTGATCATGGGACTGAACTTATGTATACccttcattttttatatataattaggaAGTTCACACTCAATATAATCTCACTAAGACATGTCGGCATTAGAAAGAAGAACTTATGAACAAACATATCATAAATAGGAcacatcaataaaaaaattaatatgatataGAAAATACACcgactaaatttttttttcctattgtATTATCGTTTCAATATTGTTTAAATCCCTTGAAATAATTATGTGTTAACTCTTATGGAAAATCATTACAAGGTATGATTTTGGTTGATCTAcagaaatttcattttaaaaaaggCGAAGAGTCACTCTATATTTTATGGTATAATCACAAAAGTGAAATTATGCAGAATAAAAGAATCTGTTTGAGATCATTTAGATCAGAAATTACCAAAAGCAAGTAACAAAAAAGAACATTATGAATATATGAATGAGCCCTAGTTCCCtacaaattaaatttgaaaaataaatgattaacaccaaatcatataattaacGTGAATCAATAACgaaataagttaatatatttacaacGGTATCAACCAACACCAATTTaattgaaacaatttttttattttttcatgattctaAAGTATCAACACTTTTACTCTAACTTTGTAGCAATTTTTAGCGGGCTCAATATctctaataagaaaaaatga
The Brassica napus cultivar Da-Ae unplaced genomic scaffold, Da-Ae ScsIHWf_2397;HRSCAF=3098, whole genome shotgun sequence DNA segment above includes these coding regions:
- the LOC125600779 gene encoding uncharacterized protein LOC125600779; this encodes MPGSHGEITVVEQNRVDNDNKKTRKKKEEDDSENGNQLVKPLISKPRKQFTDRFRKKHKSRYGSCKGGCFSGMRPLRREEEEEEEEGSPSSSARDMLRVMLENNDYFSDECNPHR